One Pseudomonas tolaasii NCPPB 2192 genomic window carries:
- a CDS encoding arsenic resistance protein, which translates to MSRDTLEHNQIPIYFIAVLLAAAFGVLAPLAAHGLGTLVTPAIAVLMYAMFLQIPFLDLREGLGNKRFICALLLANFILVPLLVWVLTRGLVERPALLVGALLVLLTPCIDYVVVFTHIGKGDSRLMLAATPILLLLQLVLLPVYLGFMLGAESEVVVAVGPFVEAFLLLIVLPMVLAVLTTSLARRSSVINAWNTAWAWLPVPAMALVLFVVVGSQITFVVRDIGLLMPVIPVYVGFLLLAPLIGALAARLFALPAMTARAVTFSAATRNSLVVLPLALALPEDVRGLAATAVILQTLVELVGELLYIRLIPALVWRARR; encoded by the coding sequence ATGAGCCGTGACACCCTCGAACACAACCAGATCCCGATCTACTTCATCGCCGTCCTCCTGGCGGCTGCTTTTGGCGTGCTCGCGCCCTTGGCTGCCCATGGGCTAGGCACGCTGGTCACGCCCGCCATCGCCGTGCTGATGTACGCCATGTTCCTGCAAATCCCCTTCCTCGATCTGCGCGAGGGGCTTGGCAACAAGCGCTTCATCTGCGCGTTGCTGCTTGCCAACTTCATCCTGGTGCCGTTGCTGGTCTGGGTGTTGACCCGTGGGCTCGTGGAGCGCCCGGCGCTGTTGGTTGGCGCATTGTTGGTGTTGCTCACGCCGTGCATCGATTACGTGGTGGTGTTCACTCATATCGGCAAGGGCGATTCACGGCTGATGCTGGCGGCGACGCCGATTCTGTTGCTGCTGCAGCTGGTGCTGCTGCCGGTGTATCTGGGGTTCATGCTGGGGGCGGAGTCGGAGGTCGTGGTGGCCGTAGGGCCATTCGTCGAGGCATTCCTGCTGTTGATTGTGCTGCCCATGGTGCTGGCCGTGCTGACGACATCCCTGGCCCGGCGCTCAAGCGTTATCAATGCCTGGAACACGGCTTGGGCGTGGCTGCCGGTGCCGGCCATGGCGCTGGTTTTGTTTGTAGTGGTTGGTTCGCAGATCACCTTCGTTGTGCGGGATATCGGTTTGCTGATGCCGGTAATCCCGGTGTATGTGGGTTTCCTGCTGTTGGCCCCGCTGATAGGCGCGCTGGCGGCACGGCTGTTTGCGTTGCCGGCCATGACGGCGCGGGCGGTGACATTCAGCGCAGCGACCCGCAATTCGCTGGTGGTGTTGCCCCTGGCGCTGGCCTTGCCCGAAGACGTGCGTGGGCTGGCGGCGACGGCGGTGATTCTGCAAACCCTGGTGGAGCTGGTGGGCGAGCTGCTCTACATCCGGCTGATCCCGGCGCTGGTGTGGCGCGCTCGTCGATAA
- a CDS encoding ArnT family glycosyltransferase has product MDHRSRFRLESLGIFLIALLLFTLGIWNEQPQGFDGRWALFLQEMFRNGASLFPTTYGQPYPDYPGTATFFSFVFARLFGAPNHLANVLPTALASAGVIALIYRLLAPSSRPWALLTVLLTLLTTQLLDKSRSVCLDLMIALLCVGSFYLLHSGERLGSRARQLAVFPLFVLAFAIRGPLGLIEVCGVVCVYWALGRPGARVKQVLIHGFVGLVLLGACWWVLMKLARFSGGDAFANDVFRMQVVGRLDESGEPFYFYFKLSLYRYFPVVPLALATLIALRHRWSERWVNDEVLLVVRLGACGLMILLGLSVPHFKRAYYILPMVPMFAAVAAYGLLQAQNWLLGVRRCYEWLVAALPALCVVVLFVCRHAWQKHGYWPDVLLPLLIGVLLVLQVAALVAWRRELRLVSLSVIALAAQWLLLTVVIDPAKDLQFDTRTFVTRVEALRASQPGPLVFVDLGRDTWAVRYMMNLDHEEQPLFVGGNEPEKLNTLPRPSWVLVPRKEAALLKGTPMEQQAPAFEGRLNDNPLMVFLLN; this is encoded by the coding sequence ATGGATCATCGCAGCCGTTTTCGCCTGGAGTCCCTGGGCATTTTCCTGATTGCCTTGTTGCTGTTTACGCTGGGAATCTGGAACGAGCAGCCCCAAGGGTTTGACGGACGCTGGGCGCTGTTCTTGCAGGAAATGTTTCGCAACGGCGCGAGCCTTTTCCCGACCACCTATGGTCAGCCGTATCCGGATTATCCCGGCACTGCGACCTTTTTCAGTTTTGTGTTTGCCCGCCTGTTTGGTGCGCCGAACCACTTGGCTAATGTGTTGCCGACGGCGCTGGCGTCCGCGGGTGTCATCGCATTGATCTATCGCCTGCTGGCGCCGTCCAGCCGGCCCTGGGCCTTGCTGACAGTGTTGCTGACCCTGCTCACCACCCAGTTGCTCGATAAGTCGCGCTCGGTGTGCCTGGACCTGATGATCGCGCTGCTCTGTGTCGGCAGTTTCTACCTGTTGCACAGTGGCGAGCGCCTGGGTTCGCGGGCAAGGCAATTGGCCGTATTCCCGTTGTTTGTGCTGGCATTCGCGATTCGCGGGCCGCTGGGCTTGATCGAAGTGTGTGGCGTGGTGTGTGTGTACTGGGCGTTGGGGCGCCCTGGCGCGAGGGTCAAGCAAGTGCTGATCCACGGTTTTGTCGGGTTGGTACTGCTCGGCGCATGCTGGTGGGTGTTGATGAAGCTCGCGCGTTTCAGCGGCGGCGATGCTTTCGCCAATGATGTGTTCAGGATGCAGGTGGTCGGGCGTCTGGATGAATCGGGCGAGCCGTTTTATTTCTACTTCAAATTGAGTTTGTACCGTTACTTCCCGGTGGTGCCTTTGGCGCTGGCGACCCTGATCGCGCTGCGCCATCGTTGGTCCGAGCGCTGGGTCAACGATGAAGTACTGCTGGTGGTTCGACTCGGCGCCTGCGGGTTGATGATTCTGCTCGGACTGTCGGTGCCGCACTTCAAGCGCGCGTATTACATCCTGCCAATGGTGCCGATGTTTGCGGCTGTCGCCGCCTATGGGCTGCTCCAGGCGCAAAACTGGCTGCTGGGCGTGCGCCGCTGCTATGAGTGGCTTGTTGCCGCTCTACCGGCCTTGTGCGTGGTGGTGTTGTTTGTGTGTCGGCATGCGTGGCAAAAACACGGCTACTGGCCCGACGTGTTGCTGCCGCTGCTGATCGGTGTGTTGCTGGTGCTGCAGGTGGCGGCGCTGGTTGCCTGGCGCCGTGAGTTGCGCCTGGTGTCGCTCAGCGTGATCGCTTTGGCGGCGCAGTGGCTGCTGCTGACAGTGGTGATTGATCCGGCCAAGGACCTGCAATTCGACACCCGCACATTCGTCACCCGGGTGGAGGCGTTACGTGCCTCGCAGCCTGGGCCTTTAGTGTTTGTCGACCTGGGGCGCGACACCTGGGCGGTGCGCTACATGATGAACCTGGACCATGAGGAACAGCCGCTGTTTGTCGGTGGCAATGAGCCGGAAAAGTTGAACACCTTGCCGCGTCCCTCATGGGTGTTGGTGCCCCGCAAAGAGGCGGCTCTGCTCAAGGGAACACCGATGGAGCAGCAGGCGCCCGCGTTCGAAGGGCGCCTGAATGACAACCCGCTGATGGTGTTTCTACTCAACTAG